A genomic region of Desulfovibrio aminophilus contains the following coding sequences:
- a CDS encoding DUF362 domain-containing protein codes for MPDQTYTPRFPELHIPGLPDQPLPPFYGVAVRQPGLPALSDFEGALDKALAAGDALASLPAGSRIAVAVGSRGIARLPHLVLGVIKRLRGMGLAPFIVPSMGSHGGGTAEGQIGVLSKLGVNEETMGAPVLSSMDSVDLGEVEPGVHAHIDRNAFEADGIIIIARVKQHTNFEAEIESGLCKMVSVGLGKATGARNVHVYGRRGLAELMPRIAGHSLARAKFLLGVAVVENSHKELAVIEGVPPEGFFEADRRLLALSKAHAPSLPFEQLDLLVVEYLGKDISGTGMDLKVIGREGFRGDPMRPPYINSIVALRVTKASGGNGIGVGNADFIPRGTADGLDLMSMYFNAMTSACMTRVRIPPVLPTEKLAIQAGLRVCWQPETSRVRACVVKSTSALDRMLVTEALLQDLLAKGLVLGVWRDPGPLTFTPDGALDSGL; via the coding sequence ATGCCCGACCAAACGTACACTCCACGATTCCCCGAGTTGCACATCCCCGGCCTGCCGGACCAGCCGTTGCCGCCGTTCTACGGCGTGGCGGTCCGGCAGCCGGGCCTCCCGGCCCTCTCGGACTTCGAGGGGGCTCTGGACAAGGCCCTGGCGGCCGGCGACGCCCTGGCCTCTCTGCCGGCCGGCTCCAGGATCGCCGTGGCGGTCGGCAGTCGGGGAATCGCCCGGCTGCCCCACCTCGTGCTCGGGGTGATCAAGCGTCTGCGCGGCATGGGCCTCGCCCCGTTCATCGTTCCCTCCATGGGCAGCCACGGCGGAGGCACGGCCGAAGGCCAGATCGGAGTCCTGTCCAAGCTCGGCGTCAACGAGGAGACCATGGGCGCGCCCGTGCTCTCCAGCATGGACTCGGTGGACCTGGGCGAGGTCGAACCCGGCGTGCACGCCCACATCGACCGCAACGCCTTCGAGGCCGACGGCATCATCATCATCGCCCGGGTCAAACAGCATACGAATTTCGAGGCCGAGATCGAAAGCGGCCTCTGCAAGATGGTCTCCGTGGGCCTGGGCAAGGCCACGGGCGCGCGCAACGTGCACGTCTACGGCCGCCGGGGCCTGGCCGAACTCATGCCCCGCATCGCGGGACATTCCCTGGCGCGGGCCAAGTTCCTCCTCGGCGTGGCCGTGGTCGAAAACAGCCACAAGGAGCTGGCCGTCATCGAAGGCGTGCCGCCCGAGGGATTCTTCGAGGCCGATCGGCGGCTCCTGGCCCTGTCCAAGGCGCACGCGCCGAGCCTGCCCTTCGAGCAGCTCGATCTCCTCGTGGTGGAATACCTGGGCAAGGACATCAGCGGCACCGGCATGGACCTCAAGGTCATCGGCCGCGAGGGTTTCCGCGGCGATCCCATGCGCCCGCCCTACATCAACAGCATCGTCGCCCTGCGCGTGACCAAGGCCTCCGGCGGCAACGGCATCGGCGTGGGCAACGCCGATTTCATTCCCCGCGGCACGGCCGACGGCCTGGACCTCATGTCCATGTACTTCAACGCCATGACGTCGGCCTGCATGACCCGGGTGCGCATCCCTCCCGTTCTGCCCACCGAAAAGCTGGCCATCCAGGCCGGACTGCGCGTCTGCTGGCAGCCGGAAACAAGTCGCGTCCGCGCCTGCGTCGTCAAGTCCACCTCGGCCCTGGACCGGATGCTCGTCACCGAGGCCCTGCTCCAGGACCTCCTGGCCAAAGGCCTCGTGCTCGGGGTTTGGCGCGATCCCGGCCCCCTGACCTTCACCCCGGATGGAGCGCTCGACAGCGGGTTATGA
- a CDS encoding tripartite tricarboxylate transporter permease, with protein sequence MFEFSQIVDIFTPFNFLLMSLGVFGGLVVGAMPGLTSTMAVALLVPITFGMDVEQGLVMLVAVYIGSISGGLVSAALLNIPGTPSSVATTFDAFPMAQRGEAGKALGYAVFASFLGSLLSFFALALISPILGAFALRFGPCEYFSLVVFTLSCIISISGKSLTKGLISACIGMLMAMVGLSETDSVTRFTFGISALQSGFAMMPVLIGMYAISQILRDVTDIKKPFKIINANFTVREFLGIAARFRHSVKNVVRSSLIGIGVGILPGIGPGLSNIVAYSQAKSASPDPDSFGKGNPDGIIASESANNAATGGAMIPLLTLGIPGDATTMMMLGAFMIHGVQPGPLLMRDHSHLVLIILCAYFISNIFMLLLQVYFIRVLIRALMIPRFILYPIILGLCVIGSYALNSSMTDVWVFFGTGMVGYAFSRLGFPLLPLVLGLMLGGMAESQLRVSIVMGNNTLAGYLDRPIALFFLAVSALSVAWSLYSKRKARLRDCAKAQPATAENM encoded by the coding sequence ATGTTCGAATTCAGCCAGATCGTGGACATCTTCACGCCGTTCAATTTTCTGCTCATGTCCCTGGGCGTGTTCGGCGGGCTCGTGGTCGGAGCCATGCCCGGCCTCACCTCCACCATGGCCGTGGCCCTGCTCGTGCCGATCACCTTCGGCATGGACGTGGAGCAGGGGCTGGTCATGCTCGTGGCCGTGTACATCGGCTCCATCTCGGGAGGCCTCGTCTCGGCGGCCCTGTTGAACATCCCGGGCACGCCATCCTCGGTGGCCACGACCTTCGACGCCTTTCCCATGGCGCAACGAGGGGAAGCGGGCAAGGCGCTCGGCTACGCGGTCTTCGCCTCCTTCCTGGGCAGCCTGCTCTCCTTCTTCGCCCTGGCCCTCATCTCCCCGATTCTCGGCGCCTTCGCCCTGCGCTTCGGCCCCTGCGAGTACTTCTCGCTGGTGGTTTTCACCCTGAGCTGCATCATCTCCATCTCGGGCAAGTCGCTGACCAAGGGCCTCATCTCGGCCTGCATCGGCATGCTCATGGCCATGGTCGGCCTGAGCGAGACGGACAGCGTGACGCGCTTCACCTTCGGGATTTCCGCCCTGCAGTCCGGCTTCGCCATGATGCCCGTGCTCATCGGCATGTACGCCATCTCCCAGATCCTGCGCGACGTGACGGACATCAAGAAACCGTTCAAGATCATCAACGCCAACTTCACCGTGCGCGAGTTCCTGGGCATCGCCGCCCGCTTCAGGCACTCGGTGAAGAACGTGGTGCGGTCCTCGCTCATCGGCATCGGCGTGGGCATCCTGCCCGGCATCGGCCCCGGTCTGTCGAACATCGTGGCCTATTCCCAGGCCAAGTCCGCCTCACCCGATCCGGACAGCTTCGGCAAGGGCAATCCCGACGGCATCATCGCCTCCGAATCGGCCAACAACGCGGCCACCGGCGGCGCCATGATCCCGTTGCTGACCCTGGGCATCCCCGGCGACGCCACGACCATGATGATGCTCGGCGCGTTCATGATCCACGGCGTGCAGCCCGGCCCGCTGCTCATGCGCGACCACAGCCACCTCGTGCTGATCATTCTCTGCGCCTACTTCATCAGCAACATCTTCATGCTCCTGCTGCAGGTCTACTTCATCCGCGTGCTCATCCGGGCCCTGATGATCCCGCGCTTCATCCTCTATCCCATCATCCTGGGCCTCTGCGTCATCGGTTCCTACGCCCTGAACAGCAGCATGACCGACGTCTGGGTCTTCTTCGGCACGGGCATGGTCGGATACGCATTCTCCCGCCTGGGCTTCCCGCTCCTGCCCCTGGTTCTCGGGCTGATGCTCGGCGGCATGGCGGAAAGCCAGCTCCGGGTGAGCATCGTCATGGGCAACAATACCCTGGCGGGCTATCTCGACCGGCCCATCGCCCTCTTCTTCCTGGCCGTATCGGCTCTCTCGGTGGCTTGGTCCCTGTACTCCAAGCGCAAGGCCCGGCTGCGGGATTGCGCCAAGGCGCAACCGGCCACGGCCGAGAACATGTAA
- a CDS encoding tripartite tricarboxylate transporter TctB family protein: MKIKTGDCIMALILLAFSAALYQQSTLIDTSMIYALGPVFFPRILIGILAVLSLVLLFQSLGRVDGKTACAAGASSDGRATFILRWGLVGLTVLYLLLLPLLGYVAATIPFLFAGMCLLGPCTRKHLAIYGVVSAGITLGLQYIFASLLKLFLP; the protein is encoded by the coding sequence ATGAAGATCAAGACGGGCGATTGCATCATGGCCTTGATTCTGCTGGCTTTCAGCGCGGCGCTCTACCAACAGAGCACGCTCATCGACACGAGCATGATCTACGCTCTGGGGCCGGTTTTCTTTCCGCGCATCCTCATCGGCATTCTGGCCGTGCTCTCCCTGGTGCTGTTGTTCCAGAGCTTGGGCCGCGTGGACGGCAAGACGGCCTGCGCCGCCGGGGCGTCCTCCGATGGAAGGGCCACGTTCATCCTGCGCTGGGGGCTGGTGGGACTGACGGTGCTCTACCTCCTGCTCCTGCCCCTGCTCGGATATGTGGCCGCCACCATTCCCTTCCTCTTCGCCGGGATGTGCCTGCTGGGGCCCTGCACGCGCAAGCATCTGGCGATCTACGGCGTGGTCTCCGCGGGCATCACCCTCGGACTGCAGTACATCTTCGCCTCGCTGCTCAAGCTCTTCCTGCCCTAG